From a region of the Candidatus Nanopelagicales bacterium genome:
- the serS gene encoding serine--tRNA ligase: MIDLQVLRLEPDAVRDSQRRRGADPALVDRALELDREWREVLRSFEAARAEQKRQSKLVGQLVGRKKTATGEALIEVERELAAAMAESGGLADAVKTKAAVSAAASARVDASLMLIDNIVDADAPVGAEEDFRLIATVGEPRDFAVEGFSPKDHLQIGQILGAIDTERAAKVSGARFYYLTGDAVLLELALLNLAMSLAVGEGFTPVLPPALVKPEAMAGTGFLGQAAENVYRLEADGLYLVGTAEVSLAAFRADEILSEADLPVRYVGFSPCFRREAGTHGRDTRGIIRVHQFDKVEMFSFCHPDDSISEHQRLLGWERQFMDLLEIPYRVIDVATGDLGASAARKFDIEAWIPTQNTYREVTSASNCTSFQARRLKIRFRSSDGKTHPVATLNGTLVAMPRIIVAILENHQTPDGCVRIPTALRPWLGGREHLSPSSP, from the coding sequence GATCGACCTTCAGGTGCTGCGGCTGGAACCAGACGCTGTCCGCGATTCGCAACGGCGACGGGGCGCCGACCCCGCGCTGGTTGACCGGGCGCTCGAGCTTGATCGGGAGTGGCGTGAGGTTCTGCGATCCTTCGAGGCTGCCCGGGCGGAGCAGAAGCGCCAGAGCAAGCTTGTGGGTCAACTCGTGGGGCGGAAGAAGACCGCGACGGGGGAGGCGCTGATTGAGGTCGAGCGGGAGCTGGCTGCCGCGATGGCCGAGTCGGGGGGCCTGGCTGACGCGGTGAAGACGAAGGCGGCTGTCTCTGCTGCTGCCTCCGCCAGGGTTGACGCCAGCTTGATGCTGATCGACAACATCGTCGACGCCGACGCTCCGGTCGGGGCCGAGGAGGACTTCCGCTTGATCGCGACCGTGGGCGAACCCCGGGACTTCGCGGTCGAGGGATTCAGCCCGAAGGATCACCTCCAGATCGGGCAGATTCTGGGCGCGATTGACACCGAGAGGGCCGCGAAGGTCTCCGGGGCGCGCTTCTACTACCTGACCGGTGACGCTGTGCTGCTTGAGTTGGCCCTGCTGAACCTGGCCATGTCATTGGCGGTGGGTGAGGGATTCACGCCGGTTCTGCCGCCTGCGCTGGTCAAGCCCGAGGCGATGGCCGGGACCGGCTTCCTGGGTCAGGCCGCCGAGAACGTGTATCGCCTGGAGGCGGATGGCCTCTATCTGGTGGGGACAGCCGAGGTTTCGCTAGCCGCCTTCCGCGCCGACGAGATTCTGAGTGAGGCCGACTTGCCGGTGCGCTACGTGGGCTTCTCGCCGTGCTTCCGCCGCGAGGCCGGGACTCACGGACGCGACACCCGGGGCATCATCCGGGTGCATCAGTTCGACAAGGTCGAGATGTTCTCCTTCTGCCACCCGGACGATTCGATCAGCGAACACCAGCGGCTCCTCGGTTGGGAGCGGCAGTTCATGGACCTGCTGGAGATCCCCTACCGAGTGATCGACGTGGCCACCGGCGACCTCGGTGCCAGCGCGGCCCGCAAGTTCGACATCGAGGCGTGGATTCCGACGCAGAACACGTACAGAGAAGTGACTTCCGCGTCGAACTGCACGTCGTTTCAGGCTCGCCGGTTGAAGATCCGGTTCCGCTCATCCGATGGGAAGACTCACCCGGTCGCGACGCTGAACGGAACTCTGGTGGCGATGCCTCGCATCATTGTGGCGATCCTGGAGAACCACCAGACGCCGGACGGATGCGTGCGCATCCCGACTGCCTTGCGCCCCTGGCTCGGTGGCCGCGAGCACCTCTCGCCGTCATCGCCGTGA